The Populus nigra chromosome 14, ddPopNigr1.1, whole genome shotgun sequence genome has a segment encoding these proteins:
- the LOC133673409 gene encoding protein NLP8-like, with the protein MENSFSSKEKGMGYWASPRAQMDSVTTFDGAPRNSFFEDPFNSFSELMNFDMYAGWCNNSSAMDQMLAPYGTPSFPSTSYPSFDAGSFAEQNSALIQETINAAGTSYNGGDKVMLQQTNSHFGYPSDSIDADDLGAKHSNGVGQQNHFPNTTYYIMSQPVGPSLDERMLRALSLLKVSYGGGILAQVWVPIRSGDQYMLSTSEQPYLLDQMLAGFREVSRTFTFSAEVKPGVSLGLPGRVFISKVPEWTSNVRYYRKAEYLRAKHAVDHEVRGSFALPIFDPDEMSCCAVLELVTVKEKPDFDSEMENVCHALEAVNLRSTAPSRLLPQCLSRNKRAALSEIADVLRAVCHAHRLPLALTWMPCNYTEEAVDEIIKLRVREANSRSSGKCVLCIEGTACYVNDREMQGFVHACAEHYIEEGQGIAGKAVQSNHPFFFPDVKTYDITEYPLVHHARKYGLNAAVAIRLRSTYTGDDDYILELFLPVNIKESSDQQLLLNNLSGTMQRICKSLRTVSDTEFAGQECSEVGLPKEAVPSFQPMFISNGSSQTALSEGNLNSAAKMPLNVCSSKNDQIESNSSNEQTTSGSRRQVEKKRSTAEKTVSLSVLQQYFSGSLKDAAKSIGVCPTTLKRICRQHGISRWPSRKINKVNRSLRKIQTVLDSVQGVEGGLKFDPTTGGFVAGGSMNQEFDHRNGFVFQAKNLSNGNSEPANHDVVSVLPASCTDGNNSTVKVEEDECCIVSGGKLKECSVHVIDCSADSKSVAIDAGLCEQTSFGSGPWACLENDPPGSFAKAGNMGGMKNGGLILENSDSRIVPRSSLPFVAAEEMDTKMEGDDGNVERNQPTCSSMTDSSNSSGSIMHGSISSSPSFEERKHSEEKTSFGDGDLKITVKARYREDIIRFKFDPSAAGCFQLYEEVSKRFKLQTGTFQLKYLDDEEEWVLLVSDSDLLECLEIMEYVGTRSVKFLVRDTPFAMGSSDSSSCFLTGSS; encoded by the exons atggagAACTCCTTCTCGTCAAAAGAAAAGGGGATGGGTTATTGGGCTTCACCAAGAGCTCAGATGGATAGTGTCACAACTTTCGATGGTGCTCCAAGGAATTCATTTTTTGAGGACCCATTCAACAGTTTTTCGGAGCTTATGAATTTTGATATGTATGCTGGATGGTGCAACAACTCATCAGctatggatcaaatgcttgccCCCTATGGAACGCCATCTTTTCCTTCGACGTCCTATCCATCCTTTGATGCAGGAAGTTTTGCAGAACAAAATTCTGCTTTAATACAGGAAACAATAAATGCTGCTGGGACTTCTTACAATGGTGGAGATAAAGTGATGCTTCAGCAAACAAATTCCCATTTTGGTTATCCCTCAGATTCAATTGATGCTGATGATTTGGGTGCAAAACACAGTAATGGAGTCGGTCAGCAAAACCATTTCCCAAACACAACATACTATATTATGTCACAGCCAGTTGGGCCTTCACTAGATGAGAGGATGCTAAGGGCATTATCCCTGTTGAAGGTTTCATATGGAGGGGGTATTTTGGCACAAGTATGGGTTCCCATAAGGAGTGGGGATCAATACATGTTAAGCACTTCAGAGCAACCATACTTGCTTGATCAAATGCTAGCAGGGTTCCGAGAAGTGTCTAGAACATTTACGTTCTCTGCAGAAGTGAAGCCTGGTGTGTCTCTAGGACTTCCTGGTCGTGTATTCATTTCCAAAGTTCCAGAGTGGACTTCAAATGTAAGATATTATCGCAAGGCCGAATACTTGCGGGCAAAGCATGCAGTTGATCATGAAGTCCGGGGCTCTTTTGCATTACCGATCTTTGATCCTGATGAGATGTCCTGCTGTGCTGTTCTGGAACTTGTCACTGTTAAGGAGAAACCAGATTTTGATTCAGAGATGGAAAATGTTTGCCATGCGCTTGAG GCTGTGAACTTAAGGAGCACTGCACCTTCTCGACTTCTTCCTCAG TGTCTCTCAAGAAACAAAAGAGCTGCCTTGTCTGAAATAGCTGATGTTCTACGAGCTGTATGCCATGCACATAGATTGCCACTGGCTCTTACGTGGATGCCTTGCAATTATACTGAGGAAGCTgttgatgaaatcataaaattgcGTGTCAGGGAAGCCAATTCAAGGTCAAGTGGTAAATGTGTCTTGTGCATTGAAGGTACAGCTTGCTATGTGAATGACAGAGAGATGCAAGGTTTTGTGCATGCGTGTGCTGAACATTATATTGAGGAAGGGCAAGGTATAGCTGGAAAAGCAGTGCAATCAAATCATCCCTTCTTCTTCCCTGATGTGAAGACATATGATATAACTGAGTATCCACTTGTTCACCATGCACGCAAGTATGGTCTGAATGCTGCAGTTGCAATCAGGCTAAGAAGCACCTACACTGGTGATGATGACTATATTTTAGAGCTCTTTCTTCCTGTCAATATAAAGGAGAGTTCAGACCAGCAACTCCTGTTGAACAACCTCTCAGGTACCATGCAGAGAATTTGTAAGAGTTTGAGAACAGTTTCAGATACAGAATTTGCTGGACAGGAATGTTCTGAAGTTGGGTTGCCAAAGGAAGCAGTGCCAAGCTTCCAACCAATGTTCATATCAAATGGAAGCTCTCAAACTGCATTATCAGAAGGAAACTTGAACTCGGCTGCCAAGATGCCTCTTAATGTGTGTAGTtcaaaaaatgatcaaataGAATCAAATAGCTCTAACGAACAG ACAACGAGTGGATCTAGAAGACAGGtggagaaaaagagaagcaCAGCGGAGAAAACTGTGAGCTTGAGCGTTCTTCAGCAATACTTTTCTGGAAGTCTCAAGGATGCTGCCAAAAGCATTGGTG TTTGCCCCACAACACTGAAGAGAATTTGCAGACAACATGGAATATCCAGATGGCCATCCCGAAAGATAAACAAGGTGAACCGCTCATTAAGAAAAATACAGACCGTGCTTGACTCTGTTCAGGGGGTGGAAGGAGGGCTGAAATTTGATCCAACCACAGGTGGTTTTGTAGCAGGGGGGTCCATGAATCAAGAATTTGATCATCGAAATGGTTTTGTGTTTCAAGCAAAAAACCTATCCAATGGAAATTCTGAACCAGCTAACCACGATGTAGTTTCTGTACTTCCGGCTTCTTGTACTGATGGAAATAATTCTACTGTTAAAGTTGAAGAGGATGAATGTTGCATAGTTAGCGGGGGAAAGTTAAAGGAGTGTAGTGTTCATGTGATTGATTGCAGTGCAGATTCCAAGTCAGTTGCAATAGATGCTGGATTATGTGAACAGACTAGCTTTGGCTCTGGACCTTGGGCTTGTCTCGAGAATGACCCCCCAGGTTCTTTTGCAAAAGCAGGCAACATGGGGGGCATGAAAAATGGCGGTCTTATACTAGAGAACTCGGACTCCCGCATTGTGCCTCGAAGCTCACTCCCCTTTGTTGCTGCTGAAGAGATGGATACCAAAATGGAGGGTGATGATGGAAATGTAGAACGTAACCAGCCTACTTGTTCAAGCATGACCGACTCATCAAACAGCTCTGGTTCAATTATGCATGGCAGCATATCAAGCTCTCCGAGCTTCGAGGAGAGGAAGCATTCAGAAGAGAAAACTAGTTTTGGTGATGGTGATTTAAAAATTACTGTAAAAGCCAGGTACAGAGAAGATATAATACGATTCAAATTTGATCCATCAGCAGCAGGATGTTTCCAACTCTACGAAGAAGTATCAAAGAGGTTCAAATTGCAAACTGGAACATTCCAGCTCAAGTATCTAGATGACGAAGAGGAGTGGGTATTGTTGGTGAGCGACTCTGACTTGCTGGAATGTCTGGAGATAATGGAATATGTTGGGACTCGTAGTGTGAAGTTCCTTGTTCGTGACACGCCTTTTGCTATGGGAAGCTCAGACAGCAGCAGTTGCTTTTTGACGGGAAGCTCCTAA